Part of the Zingiber officinale cultivar Zhangliang chromosome 6A, Zo_v1.1, whole genome shotgun sequence genome, aaaatggatatataaaataaaaaattaaaaaaaaatataaggacaaaattaaaataatatatgcatttatatatttatacATATTTAATAATATTCGGGAAGTTTAGGTTTGTAGTAGGATTGAAATTTAAAGCGGTGGCTTCCCGACGGCCGCGTATTCGCGTCGCTGAATCGGAAGTAGAGAGTAAGGTAGAGCTTGATCGCCTTCGCGTTAGGTCGCCTTCGGAAGATGGGCGCTGGCGACGCAGATACAGAGGAGCTTTTTAAGAGCAAGAAGCGGGCGAATCCGTTCGTCCCTATCGGTAAGTAGATCGCCGTCATTTCTATTTTTCAATTCGATCCTCTTGAATTGGCGAAAGTCATTTGATTTGATCATTTTACGGGGTATTTCCGTGATCGAAAAATTGCGTTTCTTTGGTACATGGTGATCATTATGCCCAATTTAGGTTTTTCTTCTGCGCGTCTAAGGATTCTAGGAAGCGGATATCTGCTGTGAGGTTAAATCATATCGAAAGGCGATCTTTTTGTCTAACTAGATTGTCTTTCTCAGTGTGATTGATCGCTTTCCCCTACATATTAGGTCACAGACATAAAACTGTCCCAGATCCAGATTTTAAGATTTATCAGCTCGATTAATGATTTTAACTCATGATTTGACCATTACTGCGTCCGAATTCATTCTACACGAACCTTCTATGCAAAGGCATGCAACCTTCTGAGCTAAAAAAGAGACTTGGCAATGCCACTGTACTTTTGTTGTTCGGCCAAAGAAAACAAACGGCAGGATTTAAATAGTGTGGATTCGTCATAGACTTATTATTGCTTTTGTTATTGTTGTTATACAATGAAAACGGATGATGGATCAACCATTGCACAAGTTTATGGAAATTGCTAGTTACCATTTTTTAAGTGTCCAAGGAAGCTTTTTTCACTCGGAACTCTTAAGAAATATTACACGATACTCTTTTATGGCGTATGAGGAACAAACATGGACTATTTTTGGTTTCTGGAATGAATTGACTAGGAATTCTTGGTGTATGAGGAGCACACTTGCACCATTTTTGGTTTGTGGAATGAATTGATTAGGGTTCTGATAGTCATTCTTATGAGAGTGAAATGGAAATATCCATTTTTTTAGTTTGGTTCAAGGAGTAGAGTAGATATTTCATtctcattcttttgtttggtttgCTAGAAATGTGCAGCAAATATATTGGATATAGAAGACTTCGAAAGACAGTTTGTGGAATAACAACTTTGATTGGTCAGAATAAATTGTTTGATTGATAGGCGAAACTACTGAGTTAGGTTAAAAAGACATCTGATTTTGCTGTTAGAATGTGAAACCTAAGCTTCTAGTTTCAACTAAGAATAGGAATAATTGTTTCCATCAGAATTTATCATGAGTGAAATGCTATTTTTATGAACTAGATATTCCATTAAGCAAAGTCCAAACTTGATATAACAGTGAATTGCTAAAACATTAAATAGAAATCTCTCATACTTGGGGAAAAAGGTGTATTATCAATTGACACATTCGTTAAGGATTCTTGCTGCAATTTGTCAGGTTGCAAAcgaagtcccacattgaaaacacatagaaaTAATTATAGACTCTCCATTGGTATAAGGCCCTTTGAATAGAGCCCAAAAGTAAAaacatgagagcttaggcccaaagtcaacaatatcataccattgtggagatatcttaattcttttgatcTTGACAATTAGTATCAAAGCCTTGACTgccaaaaggactaaccgccgactatgCACAAGAGTCATGTGGATGGAATATTGACCTCTAACAAAAGAAGTGGGAGATCCCAAGCCATGTGGATGGAATATTGATCTCTAACAAAAGAAGTGGTAGTTCCCATGTCTGGATCAAGATGATCAgacactaggcaaagaagtcctagttgtggctcggcaaggaagacctagtaagtcaggtggaccgaggggcaggaagtcctagtaggtcagttgGACCAAGAGgcaggaaagtcttggtgagtcaaGGATCAAATGATATCAAGTGGATAGGCTTGAGGGGGCAATTCTTCGTTTGAGGAGGATTGTTGGGTTGCAAataaagtctcacattgaaagcACATGGAAATGATCATAGAGAAAGATATCTTTATTGGTATGAGATCTTTTGAAtcgagcccaaaaataaaacaatgagggcttaggtccaaagtgaacaatatcataccattgtggagatatcctAATTCTTTTGATCCTAACACAATTCTATTAAAATGTCATGTCAATAGTTGGCTTTGCATAGCGTAGAGATTGTAGTATTTGTAGATATAAGGaatatggaaaaacaaaaacCATGTAATGCAGTTTATCTGGAAAAACAAGAAACCATTTGATATAGATATGAAGGAATATGGGAAAACAGGAAACCATGATGACGACATACTAGGACAGAACTCGCAACTAATTCCCTCACAATCATGAGGGAGCAGCATGGTCTCTCTTTCTCGTGGTGACCGATCACTGCATCTCATGACTTAGTGAACTAGCTGATTTACAAATTTAAAACGCTAGGGCATTTCTCAAAAGAAAACTAGATCTTCTAGGCTAATACGTTTCACTCCACAAAATGTGTAGAATAGAACAAAATTCACAAAAGGAGTCATTTGTAGGAAGGATTGGATGTAGTGTACAAATTACAAAAGAGTAGGTACAAAGAAAtaaaccataaagcatatatcCTTAATGCAACTGGGTGAAAAGAACAATTTAGTATAGAGGATCTGTGAAAGAAAGTATATCATGTAGTGATGAAAGAAATATATAGTGATAATTATATAAGAGCtatgagaaaaaaatataaacagAGTATCTACTCTGATTAAAAAAATCTGCTTCTTTAACTTGGATtggtggaaaaaaaaaaatcaagttgatcaGATGTAAATAATTGTGACTGAGTGTTATCTAAGCCTGTATGAAAAGAGAAGAGGAGATGAGGCACGATTTCTTGATGCTCTTGACTCTGAAAGAATCTGCATCTTCTATTGTTTAAGAAATCAGAAAAAGAATGCTAGGCAAACTATTATTTCAGTTACTGGATAATCTTTGATGGGTTGGTCCTACAATTTAAAGACAAGTTTTATCCAATTCAATTTGTTTCTAATCCAACTCTTAAGTGTTGTCTATTAGTTTTTGTCAAGAGTGAAAGGCATTAATTATTGGTAAATTGCATTGTTCTTCTCCATTCTTAAATAATTCTCAGGTGTACTCCTCACCGCTGGTGTACTCACGGCTGGTATAATTAGCTTCAAGAGAGGAAATTCCGAGCTGGGTCAGAAGCTGATGAGAGCTCGTGTTGTGGCTCAAGGTGCTACAGTTGCATTGATGGTCGGCAGCGCTTACCACTACGGTGAAGAGATAAAATTTTTTAGGAAAACAAATTAGTCGATACTAAAATGCAGGAGCATTTTGCATTTTAGTTGGCCCTTCCAACTCCATCATACCACAACATTCTATTTCTACCAGCAAATCTGTCTTGTTTTCAAGAAGATGAAGCCAACCAAAACAAATGGAGAAAATGGTGGCAATGGAAATAAACCTactatttgttttggttattgtAGACTTTATATATGGCAGATTGATATCCATTCCCCCCCTTTGCTTTGGTCTCCACTCTCCATTGGATCAATATCCATGAATTACTCCGCAATGGCTAACTATAGCTTCTTGATTTGCCTTTTTATATATGGTCATGGGATTGATCATGTGAGGTTGTTAGAGTGGTGGATTTCATCTTTTTACTACAATATCTATGAATTACTGATTATATATTGTCCTCTCATTTTACTATTGTGAAGAACTTGAGAGTTAaacataaatactaagtatattaAGGACTTATGATTTACATTGATAAATAATAAAGTGTACATATTAAAAAGGTATTCTTTTTTGTCTAAATTGTTGAACGGGCgtttcattttgatttttttttattaaaaggaCATCTCATTCGTTATTTTAAATAACGTAACtatccaaaatatttttttattattattttgtatataatgttcatttaaattttgaattgatcGGTCGTATTATAACAACTATAACAGTTATAGCTTATAGTAGTTATGATTCGTAACTATCACaacatagaaaataattttattttaattaagaggattaaaatttttaaaagctttcaaaaataatttaaatgatatttttagcCTTAAATTGAGTTGTTATTGTTACACTTAATAATAAATATACGTGGCAAAAGACGATTCACTCGTCTCAGTGTTTCTGTCAATCTGTTCTTAAGtaacacggaggaagtaaattAAGGATGACTATTAGCCATTAATGTTAGTGGTAAGGTTGTTTCTGTCAATCCGTCCCTAAGTCAACACAGAGAAGGTAAATCAAAGATGGTTATTAGCTATTAGTGTAAGTGGTAAGGTATGAGGGTGGACATACTTAAATCCATCGAGTTTCAactctaaatttaataaatataaatttatgaacgaattttaatttgatatattatatcaTCTGTAATTCAATCTTGTAATTCAATCTAAATAAAACATTATGTCCTATCAAGCTTACATAATATTTATGTTGTAGAACCATAAAACTATAACTGTTACAATTATATACAACTCAATTATAGTAGCTATAACAGTGTAGCGACTGTTTTACGTCCCCTAATTATATATGATTGTGAGATaccttataataaaaaaattcaaatgatttaaaaaataaaggaCGCTTATGATTTTTACCAATAATAAACATAAGTGCAGTAGAGTGTCAGGagaattaatcttaattaatgtCTTCGTTAATTTGAAAGGACACCATAAAGGCTTTATATCACCTCTTATTATTATCGACAATTTATCAAAAGATGTACTAGgtttaatatatttatcaaaatatgtaTTAtcgtttggtatttaccaaaaggcacaGGTAAGTGATGTGTAATACCAAATATAACCCTTCCGTCAATCTCCTCTGATAAATCATCAATTCCCAGACATCTGAATCACATTTTTGAATtactttgatttttaaaaaataaattcgatcatTAGTGTACCTCCCTCTTCGTGACATGCGAGTGCAGCTCCCTTTTGTGAAACCCTAATTTAGTGACCTCGAGTGTTTCTCAAGCGGCATCAAGTATTTCAGTTCAATTAAAAATCAGGACTGTTCGCACGCCAACGGTGAAAGATTCTAGGGTTTACATCAATCAGCTAAGATTATAATGGCGCAAAGACGTCGATCGAATGGATCATCATCCTCTTCATATCAATTAGAtgtaaaggttatcattttacaaactctgtgatcTTGAGAAGTTGAAAtagtatgattttaatttttttatttttataaagtatagggttcagttgatgttggacagaaactgcattggaacagtaTCCTCgatcactttaaaagtttttttcaaccatccacgaagaaaggaaTGCATGAAGGgtctgttattttacatgaccgacacatagtgTTGATCAAACAGACACCCTTTCGTATtttttttggacatagaagatatgcagcacatccgtgggattttggtaaatatatttcaaaattgggattcaagtagtcaaacctttagattctcaggtacaatttataattttgtattttaatcacaaagtagttgtatggtaaaatttaatattttgctAAACCTGAGCCTGATACGatgtcatatcaggcccaacgtgggcctgatatgccaTCGTATCATGTCGAcggtgttcctaatacttttgtatgtgttggtagaagtctaataataatttaacttggtcaggtgttccggttGACTTCACAAGAGGAGATGTTTCATTgctgcttggtattgcagaccgtggagcttcaattccgatcaattcagctaaagcatccagtgacctctttctaacttacttctcaaacaaaaaagaaactactagatcaagaattgaggagttgcttaaattttatggcaatcgcgttgaaggcgaagatgatgttttattattttgcaaattctatattttgtatatatttgtttgtgtcttattttcttctagtacatataaggtccctttaagtcttatagatatagtagatgattttgagaatcttgatagatttaactgggttgaagcaatctatgaatttatggctccacaattactTAAGATTGtggacatattttcatcaactgagacaaaACAGTCTAACACCAACCTCtcttacctaaagggatttgctggtctttgGCAGTAAGTGTATAATTTAtgtgaaattttttaatattgtatggacatttttaaaatagttaacccttgtgatggtgaatcatgcatggtttttggagcatgtttcaatccaaaaaccatacaaaatcaaaggagcaagaataaataagtggaggaatattccttcacatattagtaaggtaaGAGAATTGATTGACAAAGtatcatctgaagaggtaaattttgaatactttgactatagtttggttaaaaagtcttgttttaacatgtggtttaatattcttacaggttgtgattgacctaatctctaaccaagatgaaaaatcattggttgagaaccttgctggCGTTGCGACAATCCACCtgcaatggaggcatcacaaTTTGAAGTCACTGAAGTAGGAAGGCAGATTAATAAGAagtgttgtaattgcattattcaagtAAACAGAATTAAAGAGTTAACAttggagaacatgcaattgaaggagagggtgaaagaattacttaaaatagttgaaaataaaGGCATGAAATCTTAATATAGCGAGTctgtagacgatcctcaaattgaacctgtaggtgttacaacaagaagtaggagaggacgtgacagaagtcgctatgattgCAGGGacactccaattgatagtccattgtggctcaaaactttacctaagaggcagcgtagaaatatacaAATAAGTGAGCCTGCGGAAAAAGATACAAGtctaggagaaggaaaaaaaagttgtcaaagaatatgttgttgtgggcaaggggaaaggaaaatttgatttggatgaaatggaagaagaaattaatattgtacaattgatggaagacaaatctgatAAAGAGACAGAGAAGGATGTAGATATGTttgccaaatatgacaaaatgaggaaataagcaattgctgtaagacgatatctgcaaatttcattgtaatttgttagatttaatggATTATCTAATTGGCTTTTTTGTTTGTgtgcatagtatgtgaagaagcaatttaagtcttccaagaaaaaaaaacaagacgaagaggtggcgtacttgttaaaagccttggaggaaataaagtatgtaaattaCATTAGTCAAGACTATTATATGCTTCTCGTATCGTTTGAGCTAAggttatcaaaattaaatttgtaaaaataatctctgatttgtttactttgtaggtttacaaatgatatagtttgggaggaaccacccttttttttaaaatttgtattcccttttatctggtgtgaatggagagatgttgacaagaggggatgtaatcgacacgtattgtaaaTTTCTATTTAAGGAGGCATTCCCGTCTGGAAgcacatacaacaagtcaatatattgttcaacattcttcacagtaaggaattgatttgagtatagtaaaatttagaattctttttattatttggttatgtatgtatgactttgcatatttgtagtcattaatgaaatcgtcaagtaagtttgccttccaacacctgataaagacggatagaggagttgaagatgtaaggtatatatttatacctttgtgcagtgataatgcacacttccacttgctgctggtggacaccaaatcaatgacgttcaatcagtacaattctctagcaagtggaagtaaatacaaatatgaatttgaagcggcggtgagcatctaataataatgtgtatggttgtattttaatataaatgctagttgatggaaaatggaaatttcctcttcaatcttcaggtatcagattttaaattatatagtcgtgagcacgttgctgctattcatccaaacttggaaagGCATTATCCGTTCGATAAATGGGTCTCCCGCACaatagaatgtccacaacaacaagcaaggCAAATTGAGCACAGAGTGTgaatataaattattgataaaaaaaatattgaccataaaaatgttgttgtttacagcgttgactgtggcttctttgtgatgcaatacattcgatgtctcctatatgatatgaagatggagttcaaacaaggagacatgaaaaagattagaattgatgtaatggtatcaattttgagggataagtattttaaaacattggattaaatatccaatcttgtaaggcaaaaacttgtatagAATAAAAATGAACTTATTACGTTGTGTAGGTAGTTTaatatcctgcttcgaactcttccaatccatagcaccaccatttatgcaaaacacgaaccctgactgcgatcgataatcatcctggtcggtctggaagctggcatcactgtaaccctttacagctagctcgtcatcgcctccatatatcaagaaatattctttagtccttcttaagtacttaagaatattcttgaccgctatccagtgactttcacctggatctgactggtatctgctcatcatgctcaaagcatacgagacatcaggacgagtacatagcatgacatacatgatagatcctatggctgggGCATAAGagatatgatccatgcggtctctctcctctctagaagagggaccttgagtctttgtaagactcacgtcatgtgacatcgacagaaatcccttcttggagttctgcatggcaaaccgtaggagtaccttgtcaatatatgtactctgacttaggccaagcaatctcttagatctatctctatagatctatatgcctagaatgcgggatgcttcacctaagtctttcattgagaaataagtccctagccaagtcttgacagactgcagcaaagggatgtctttctcaatgagtagtatgtcatccacatacaatataaggaagacaactgtgctcccaacaaccttcttgtagacacaaggttcatcttcattcttgatgaaaccaaactatttgattgcatcatcgaatcgaagattccagctccgagaagcttgctttagtccataaatggacctatgcagcttgcatactctgctagtatgctgtggatctacaaaaccctcaggttgtgtcatgtatacatcctcgagcaggtttccattcagaaacgcggttttgacatccatctgtcatatctcatagtcatgatatgctgcaatagcaaacatgatccgaatggacttaaacatcgctactggagaaaaggtttcatcatagtcaataccatgaatttgcttgaaacctttagctatcaagcgacccttataaataagttcatccatgtcagttgatcctgtccgaaccagaagtcaacagacgctgggcacgtggcgctccaaggctcgctgatgtagatctccaactagtgtcgagatgctccggctatcctgcacagaagtcgagccaggaaggggattcccagcgacgaccctccgacgctcaagtcaggtaaatcacgatgaacaaggtggctccagaagtctcagagtacgtaccagaattctctgtcgatgaaacctgaggttctttatatagagctgtgaaaggtttgggcacgcgtaccaaggtgcataagtgtcctctgtcctatcctaggtatgcggctgtcagaaagcttacctgtcctttcctaggtacgcggctgtcagaaagtttacctgacccatatcgctacagtcaaagcatgccctcgatgggacagcagaatcccctatcacaagatttggagcatggcacacacgtgaaacccaCAGGTTGttaaagaaagaaatcctctggccttttcctttgctccaaacttgtagtccgagcggacagatacctaaacatccgaccggacatccgcagtggtttacttgtgctttgtggagactaacaaacaggggtgctttatgactgcggtcggtcaaaaggtcagctcggtcgatgacctttttaactgagcgtcggaaccccgacttgacagggtgcctcccaactataagtgcgagccggccggacccctccgggtactcgattcaatcgaccggccggcagtccaatcggaccggccgtctacggccgtccgtccggtcgggcggctgttccggtgacttccccttggcgttgactttgcaagaaaaaaggggggggaggcccactcttactaccggatcacttgccttcccttcaagtctagtcgaaggaggcgcatagtccgactgactggactgtgagtctagccgaacggctcattCATGATGGTATTCTCCGCCCGGTCAGCCGTAGAGATGTCCTTGAATGAGTCAGtgatggccttcaccggatctcctcgcgttctgcgccaatcttcgccatcaaggttgatcataccttcattaaatgctccgaacgattgactgccacgtggagcgatGCTCTCGGAATACGGAGGCGGCAgcgtgatattttgatgtgaccgaagcaattcgaaatatacggctagatgtatgctttgattcccgtgacctggatccgacggtggaggccgcccggccctcaccctataaattcttcatttcctcctcaccttcacacgcctccgtCACCTCTATTGTTGCTTTCTGCGctctggagctccggcgatctcacTTCTGCCCTTTGACGCTATCCGGCGCCTTTCTTCGATCCCTCTTccccagtaaggttttagatctctccttcttcctttccgatatctaattcgcacttctgctctagtttttgaaactccatttcctcgtctttgaaacttcctttttgatttcttctgtcccgatcatggccagttcttctcat contains:
- the LOC121996221 gene encoding RING-H2 finger protein ATL48-like gives rise to the protein MGAGDADTEELFKSKKRANPFVPIGVLLTAGVLTAGIISFKRGNSELGQKLMRARVVAQGATVALMVGSAYHYGEEIKFFRKTN